The Streptomyces cynarae genome contains a region encoding:
- a CDS encoding PTS fructose transporter subunit IIABC, with the protein MSEMITADLVDLDLSAETKEAAARALAERMVAQGRVTDLEGFLADVAAREAQMPTGLDGGIGIPHCRSEHVTEPTLGFGRSARGIDFGAADGPADLIFLIAAPAGADDAHLTILSSLARQLMNTEFTSALRSVKDAAAAAALIRGDEAPAAAQAPAAAEAPAVAEEPATSAVSSEAAGEEADGRPFRIVAVTSCPTGIAHTYMAAESLENAGREAGVELVVETQGSAGFTRLDPAVITAADAVIFAHDVPVREKDRFAGKPTVDVGVKAGINRPAELIAEVRAKAERGEVTAPATGGTPVERAGESGEGYGTKLRKWLMSGVSYMVPFVAAGGLLIALGFAIGGYKIKSAPSVMDHFVWTQTDSWAALLFQIGAVAFGFLVPVLAGYIAYGMADRPGLVPGFVGGMIASTINAGFLGGLVAGLIAGGVVMGIQKVKIPPALRGIMPVVVIPLISSAIVGFLMFVVIGKPIASAQKGMTDWLNSLSGTNAILLGALLGVMMCFDLGGPVNKVAYTFATAGIAVSNPSDSAMKIMAAVMAAGMVPPLAMALATTVRGKLFTHTERENGKAAWVLGASFISEGAIPFAAADPLRVIPSSMVGGAITGALSMGFGATLRAPHGGIFVVPLIGNPFLYLLALVAGVCVTTALVVILKGMRKQNPEGSAKEAAEASVSARDSKQPVAA; encoded by the coding sequence ATGAGCGAGATGATCACCGCGGACCTGGTCGACCTCGACCTGTCCGCCGAGACCAAGGAAGCGGCGGCCCGTGCCCTCGCCGAGCGGATGGTGGCCCAGGGCCGGGTGACCGACCTCGAGGGCTTCCTCGCCGACGTGGCCGCCCGCGAGGCGCAGATGCCGACCGGCCTCGACGGCGGCATCGGCATACCGCACTGTCGCAGCGAGCACGTCACCGAGCCGACCCTCGGCTTCGGGCGCAGCGCCCGGGGCATCGACTTCGGTGCCGCGGACGGCCCGGCCGACCTGATCTTCCTGATCGCCGCCCCGGCGGGCGCGGACGACGCGCACCTGACGATCCTGTCCTCACTGGCCCGCCAGCTGATGAACACCGAGTTCACCTCCGCGCTGCGGTCCGTGAAGGACGCGGCGGCCGCGGCCGCGCTCATCCGCGGCGACGAGGCTCCCGCGGCGGCTCAGGCTCCGGCTGCGGCCGAGGCCCCGGCGGTGGCCGAGGAGCCCGCCACCTCCGCCGTCTCCTCGGAGGCGGCCGGTGAGGAGGCGGACGGGCGCCCGTTCCGTATCGTCGCCGTCACCTCCTGCCCGACCGGTATCGCCCACACCTACATGGCCGCCGAGTCGCTGGAGAACGCGGGCCGCGAGGCGGGTGTCGAACTCGTCGTCGAGACGCAGGGCTCGGCCGGCTTCACCCGGCTCGACCCGGCCGTCATCACGGCGGCGGACGCGGTGATCTTCGCCCATGACGTCCCCGTGCGGGAGAAGGACCGCTTCGCCGGCAAGCCGACCGTCGACGTGGGCGTGAAGGCGGGCATCAACCGGCCCGCCGAGCTCATCGCCGAGGTGCGCGCGAAGGCCGAGCGCGGCGAGGTGACCGCTCCCGCCACCGGCGGTACGCCCGTGGAGCGCGCCGGCGAGTCCGGCGAGGGGTACGGCACCAAGCTGCGCAAGTGGCTGATGTCCGGCGTGAGCTACATGGTCCCGTTCGTCGCCGCGGGTGGTCTGCTCATCGCCCTCGGCTTCGCGATCGGCGGCTACAAGATCAAGTCGGCGCCCTCCGTCATGGACCACTTCGTGTGGACGCAGACGGACAGCTGGGCGGCGCTGCTGTTCCAGATCGGCGCCGTGGCGTTCGGCTTCCTCGTCCCGGTCCTGGCGGGCTACATCGCCTACGGCATGGCGGACAGGCCCGGCCTGGTCCCCGGATTCGTGGGCGGCATGATCGCGTCCACCATCAACGCGGGCTTCCTGGGCGGCCTGGTGGCCGGCCTCATCGCCGGTGGCGTGGTGATGGGGATCCAGAAGGTCAAGATCCCGCCGGCGCTGCGCGGCATCATGCCGGTGGTGGTGATCCCGCTGATCTCCTCGGCGATCGTCGGGTTCCTGATGTTCGTCGTGATAGGCAAGCCCATCGCCTCCGCGCAGAAGGGCATGACCGACTGGCTGAACAGCCTCTCCGGCACCAACGCCATCCTGCTCGGCGCCCTGCTCGGCGTGATGATGTGCTTCGACCTCGGCGGCCCGGTCAACAAGGTCGCGTACACCTTCGCCACCGCCGGTATCGCGGTCTCCAACCCGAGCGACTCCGCGATGAAGATCATGGCCGCGGTGATGGCCGCCGGTATGGTCCCGCCGCTGGCGATGGCGCTGGCCACCACCGTGCGCGGCAAGCTCTTCACGCACACCGAGCGCGAGAACGGCAAGGCCGCCTGGGTGCTCGGAGCCTCCTTCATCTCCGAGGGCGCGATCCCGTTCGCGGCGGCCGACCCGCTGCGCGTCATCCCCTCGTCCATGGTCGGCGGCGCCATCACCGGCGCCCTGTCGATGGGCTTCGGCGCCACGCTGCGCGCCCCGCACGGCGGCATCTTCGTGGTCCCGCTGATCGGCAACCCGTTCCTCTACCTGCTCGCCCTCGTCGCCGGCGTGTGCGTGACCACGGCCCTGGTGGTGATCCTGAAGGGCATGCGCAAGCAGAACCCCGAGGGCTCCGCGAAGGAGGCCGCGGAAGCGTCGGTGTCGGCCCGTGACTCCAAGCAGCCCGTCGCCGCCTGA
- a CDS encoding helix-turn-helix transcriptional regulator yields MTTDTPARLLQLLSLLQTPREWPGGELAERLGVSRRTVRRDIDRLRELGYPVEASKGADGGYRLVAGKAMPPLVLDDEEAVAIAVGLRAGAGHAVEGVEEASVRALAKLEQVLPSRLRHRVTTLQAATTALASGDGASIAPETLTVMASAIAGRERLRFAYRSGDGTPSRRLAEPYRLVSTGRRWYLVAYDLEREDWRTFRVDRVTEPFATGARFTPRELPTGSAAEYLRQSVYRRQETFEFEATFAAPADFVAARIPRWVGAPEPLDEHSCRLRGVASDSVEWLAVRLALVDCEFTVHRPADLVASVRDLGARLSRAAG; encoded by the coding sequence ATGACAACCGACACTCCGGCACGGCTCCTCCAGTTGCTGTCCCTCCTGCAGACACCGCGCGAGTGGCCCGGCGGCGAGCTCGCCGAGCGGCTCGGGGTGTCCCGTCGCACCGTGCGGCGTGACATCGACCGGCTGCGCGAGCTCGGCTATCCCGTGGAGGCCAGCAAGGGGGCCGACGGCGGTTACCGGCTGGTCGCCGGAAAGGCCATGCCACCGCTGGTGCTCGACGACGAGGAGGCCGTCGCCATCGCGGTCGGGCTCCGGGCGGGCGCCGGGCACGCGGTGGAGGGCGTGGAGGAGGCCTCGGTACGGGCCCTGGCCAAGCTGGAGCAGGTGCTGCCGAGCCGGCTGCGCCACCGCGTCACCACGCTCCAGGCCGCCACCACCGCTCTGGCCAGCGGCGACGGGGCGAGCATCGCGCCGGAGACGCTGACCGTGATGGCTTCGGCGATCGCGGGCCGGGAGCGGCTGCGGTTCGCGTACCGCTCCGGGGACGGCACACCCTCGCGGCGCCTGGCGGAGCCGTACCGGCTGGTGTCGACGGGGCGCCGCTGGTACCTCGTCGCCTACGACCTGGAGCGCGAGGACTGGCGTACGTTCCGGGTCGACCGGGTCACCGAGCCGTTCGCGACGGGTGCCCGGTTCACGCCGCGGGAACTGCCGACCGGGAGTGCGGCGGAGTATCTGCGGCAGTCGGTGTACCGGCGGCAGGAGACCTTCGAGTTCGAGGCGACCTTCGCGGCCCCCGCCGACTTCGTCGCGGCGCGCATACCCCGGTGGGTCGGCGCCCCGGAACCGCTCGACGAGCACAGTTGCCGACTGCGGGGCGTGGCGAGCGACTCGGTGGAGTGGCTGGCCGTACGGCTCGCGCTGGTGGACTGCGAGTTCACGGTGCACCGTCCGGCCGACCTCGTCGCTTCGGTACGGGACCTGGGGGCGCGGCTGAGCCGGGCGGCCGGGTGA
- a CDS encoding DUF6227 family protein — MSVPYETAAYEPAGSPESPEEHLARLLGRALNSFELPDETIGCLDCALAYDSSLHSAHHSAGLHRETYRHTWLLADGTAVTLWELVHNTAPGGHLEHEVYVDAEELRTATARLPLSSDTPDFELPVPAQLPQVPEPRHAYVPDDSADHARRLLRRAENPDRPGVDLSTLLLDSAFAHEITQAFGRPPRAGQAGAALCFSLYEHAFLLQDGRELSLWEVEHTATPDGRHMCEVYATEEAAREAMERRAATLGQPTDTVQRLPGN, encoded by the coding sequence TTGAGCGTTCCGTACGAGACGGCAGCGTACGAGCCGGCCGGGTCGCCGGAGTCCCCTGAGGAGCACCTCGCGCGACTCCTCGGCCGCGCCCTGAACTCCTTCGAGCTGCCCGACGAGACGATCGGGTGCCTGGACTGCGCGCTGGCGTACGACAGTTCACTGCACTCCGCGCACCACAGCGCGGGGCTGCACCGCGAGACCTACCGGCACACCTGGCTGCTCGCGGACGGCACGGCCGTCACCCTGTGGGAACTCGTCCACAACACGGCGCCGGGCGGCCATCTCGAGCACGAGGTGTACGTGGACGCGGAGGAGCTGCGCACCGCCACGGCCCGGCTCCCGCTGTCATCGGACACACCGGACTTCGAACTGCCGGTGCCGGCACAGCTGCCTCAGGTCCCCGAGCCCCGTCACGCCTACGTGCCCGACGACTCGGCGGACCACGCGCGCCGGCTGCTGCGCCGGGCGGAGAACCCGGACCGGCCGGGCGTGGACCTGTCGACGTTACTGCTGGACTCGGCCTTCGCGCACGAGATCACGCAGGCGTTCGGGCGGCCGCCCCGGGCCGGTCAGGCGGGGGCGGCGCTGTGCTTCTCGCTGTACGAGCACGCGTTCCTGCTGCAGGACGGCAGGGAGCTGTCCCTGTGGGAGGTCGAGCACACGGCGACACCGGACGGCCGGCACATGTGCGAGGTGTACGCGACCGAAGAGGCGGCCCGGGAGGCGATGGAGCGCCGCGCGGCGACGCTGGGCCAGCCGACGGACACCGTTCAGCGCCTGCCGGGGAACTAG
- a CDS encoding TetR/AcrR family transcriptional regulator — protein sequence MSSTARGTSLTERRKAATRMEIARAAAGLFMANGLRATRAEDIARAAGIAPRTFYRYFATKEEALAPLFTAGAHRWTDAVREAPAGLTVAEALRHAVRHTLTPGTGVSATSLEWVRTLLRLTESHPALTKVWAEICQAAERKLAEVLAARAGDGTPGQVTPSLRFAAAVASAAVRVAVESWAAGDTPAGGPGGPAALAVRNLDALRDFPWTAAEPDSP from the coding sequence ATGAGCAGTACCGCACGTGGCACGTCCCTGACCGAGCGGCGCAAGGCGGCGACCCGTATGGAGATCGCCCGGGCCGCCGCGGGGCTGTTCATGGCGAACGGCCTGCGTGCCACCCGCGCCGAGGACATCGCCCGCGCCGCCGGGATCGCCCCGCGCACCTTCTACCGCTACTTCGCGACCAAGGAGGAAGCGCTCGCACCGCTCTTCACTGCGGGCGCCCACCGGTGGACCGACGCCGTCCGCGAAGCCCCCGCCGGCCTCACCGTCGCCGAGGCCCTGCGTCACGCGGTGCGGCACACCCTCACCCCGGGCACCGGTGTGTCCGCCACGTCCCTGGAGTGGGTCCGCACCCTGCTGCGCCTCACCGAGTCCCACCCCGCGCTGACCAAGGTGTGGGCGGAGATCTGCCAGGCGGCCGAGCGGAAGCTGGCGGAGGTGCTCGCGGCACGGGCGGGTGACGGAACGCCGGGTCAGGTCACCCCGTCCCTCCGGTTCGCCGCCGCCGTGGCCAGTGCGGCCGTCCGCGTGGCGGTGGAGAGCTGGGCCGCGGGCGACACACCGGCCGGCGGCCCGGGCGGGCCCGCCGCACTCGCCGTACGCAACCTGGACGCCCTGCGGGACTTCCCGTGGACGGCGGCCGAGCCGGACTCCCCGTGA
- the pfkB gene encoding 1-phosphofructokinase, with protein sequence MILTVTPNPSLDRTYEVPSLDRGEVIRATGEQVDPGGKGVNVSRAVAAAGQRTVAVLPLGGAPGALVANLLHSQGIDVAPVPITGVTRSNIAVAEPDGTLTKINAPGPELSPAEAELLLETVRAQYQAADTTWITCCGSLPRGLAPSWYADLVARAHAAGARIALDTSGPALLEALRERPDVVKPNAEELAEAVGRPLVTVGDAAKAAEELRSMGAGAVLASLGADGQLLVNAAGTWFGSARVDAVRSNVGAGDSSLAGFLIAGGSGPEALVSAVAHGAAAVQLPGSVMPTPADLDLSAVTVTSEVPVDRVLTEPVS encoded by the coding sequence ATGATTCTCACCGTCACCCCGAACCCCTCCCTCGACCGCACGTACGAGGTCCCGTCCCTGGACCGCGGCGAGGTCATCCGGGCCACCGGGGAACAGGTGGACCCGGGCGGCAAGGGAGTGAACGTCTCACGCGCGGTCGCGGCCGCCGGGCAGCGCACGGTCGCGGTCCTGCCCCTGGGCGGTGCGCCGGGCGCCCTCGTCGCCAACCTGCTGCACTCCCAGGGCATCGACGTCGCACCGGTCCCGATCACCGGAGTCACCCGCTCCAACATCGCGGTCGCCGAACCCGACGGCACCCTCACCAAGATCAACGCGCCCGGTCCGGAACTGTCCCCCGCCGAGGCCGAACTCCTCCTGGAGACGGTCCGCGCGCAGTACCAGGCGGCCGACACCACCTGGATCACCTGCTGCGGCAGCCTCCCGCGCGGTCTCGCCCCGTCCTGGTACGCCGACCTGGTGGCCCGTGCCCACGCCGCGGGCGCCCGGATCGCGCTCGACACCTCCGGTCCCGCGCTCCTCGAAGCACTGCGCGAGCGCCCCGACGTGGTGAAGCCGAACGCCGAGGAACTCGCGGAGGCCGTCGGGCGCCCCCTCGTCACGGTGGGCGATGCGGCCAAGGCGGCCGAGGAGCTGCGCTCGATGGGCGCGGGCGCCGTGCTCGCGAGCCTCGGCGCGGACGGACAACTGCTGGTCAACGCCGCCGGCACATGGTTCGGCAGCGCCCGCGTCGATGCCGTACGCTCCAACGTCGGGGCCGGTGACTCCTCGCTCGCCGGTTTCCTGATCGCGGGCGGCAGCGGCCCGGAGGCCCTGGTCTCGGCCGTCGCCCATGGCGCCGCGGCGGTCCAGCTGCCCGGCAGCGTGATGCCGACCCCCGCCGACCTCGACCTCTCCGCCGTCACCGTCACGTCGGAGGTACCCGTGGACCGCGTGTTGACGGAGCCCGTCTCATGA
- a CDS encoding MFS transporter → MTSTETLSSRTVGAGDRRRWFALAIVMTAAFMDLVDVTIVNIAIPSIQRDAGASFSQIQWITAGYALAFAAGLITGGRLGDIHGRKRLFLIGIGGFTLASALCGFAANPEMLVASRILQGAMAAMMVPQVLSIVHATFPAHERGKVFGLFGAIVGLGAVSGPLLGALLTEWNLFGLQWRPIFLINLPVGVVAYLLGRRFITESKAPRALRLDLAGVALVTLGLLMLLYPLTRGRELGWPLWGYASMAGAFVVFGALVAYEKRKTARDGSPLVELSLFRVKSFAAGIAVQTVFGVGLGVFFLVWTLYMQVGLGWSALRAGLTGVPFSIAVSTAAGMSVQKLVPRFGRKVLQAGALVMAAGVLLYMAEAHRYGQSIASWQMALPLVVMGVGMGLIVAPLTDAILSEVPREHSGSASGLINTVQQMGNALGLGLVSVVFFGEIGDRLTPAQVGPAFVHAFQHALGWVAAVMLVIFLLMFALPKRPAQHVEGGAEDGAAEGPERGAGSGASNHTQPADGAQPVGAAR, encoded by the coding sequence ATGACCTCCACCGAGACACTCAGCAGCCGTACGGTCGGCGCGGGCGACCGCCGACGCTGGTTCGCGCTCGCGATCGTGATGACCGCGGCCTTCATGGACCTTGTCGACGTCACGATCGTCAACATCGCCATCCCGTCGATCCAGCGGGACGCGGGCGCCTCGTTCAGCCAGATCCAGTGGATCACCGCCGGTTACGCCCTCGCCTTCGCCGCGGGACTCATCACCGGCGGCCGGCTCGGCGACATCCACGGCCGCAAACGCCTCTTCCTGATCGGCATCGGCGGCTTCACGCTCGCCTCGGCGCTGTGCGGCTTCGCCGCGAACCCGGAGATGCTCGTCGCCTCGCGGATCCTCCAGGGCGCGATGGCCGCCATGATGGTGCCGCAGGTGCTGTCGATCGTGCACGCCACCTTCCCGGCGCACGAGCGGGGCAAGGTCTTCGGCCTGTTCGGCGCGATCGTCGGGCTGGGTGCCGTCTCCGGGCCGCTCCTCGGCGCGCTGCTCACCGAGTGGAACCTGTTCGGGCTCCAGTGGCGGCCCATCTTCCTGATCAACCTGCCGGTCGGCGTGGTCGCGTACCTCCTGGGCCGGCGCTTCATCACAGAGTCAAAGGCTCCGAGGGCCCTGCGCCTCGACCTCGCCGGCGTCGCCCTGGTCACGCTCGGCCTGCTGATGCTGCTCTACCCGCTCACCCGTGGCCGGGAGCTGGGCTGGCCGCTGTGGGGGTACGCGTCGATGGCGGGTGCGTTCGTCGTCTTCGGTGCGCTGGTGGCGTACGAGAAGCGCAAGACCGCGCGCGACGGTTCCCCGCTGGTCGAACTGTCCCTGTTCCGGGTGAAGAGCTTCGCGGCGGGCATCGCGGTGCAGACGGTGTTCGGCGTCGGCCTCGGCGTGTTCTTCCTGGTCTGGACGCTGTACATGCAGGTCGGCCTCGGCTGGAGCGCGCTGCGGGCCGGACTGACGGGCGTGCCGTTCTCGATCGCGGTCTCCACCGCGGCCGGGATGTCGGTGCAGAAGCTGGTCCCGCGCTTCGGCCGCAAGGTGCTGCAGGCGGGCGCGCTGGTGATGGCGGCGGGCGTGCTCCTCTACATGGCGGAGGCCCACCGGTACGGCCAGTCGATCGCCTCCTGGCAGATGGCGCTGCCGCTGGTGGTCATGGGCGTGGGCATGGGGCTGATCGTCGCCCCGCTGACGGACGCGATCCTGTCCGAGGTGCCCCGCGAGCACTCCGGATCGGCGTCCGGCCTGATCAACACGGTGCAGCAGATGGGCAACGCGCTCGGCCTCGGGCTCGTGTCGGTGGTCTTCTTCGGCGAGATCGGCGACCGGCTGACCCCCGCACAGGTGGGCCCGGCCTTCGTGCACGCCTTCCAGCACGCGCTCGGGTGGGTGGCGGCGGTGATGCTGGTGATCTTCCTGCTGATGTTCGCGCTGCCCAAGCGGCCGGCGCAGCATGTCGAGGGCGGTGCCGAGGACGGTGCCGCGGAGGGCCCCGAAAGGGGCGCGGGGAGCGGCGCGAGCAACCACACACAGCCCGCGGACGGCGCACAACCCGTCGGGGCGGCCCGGTAG
- a CDS encoding L,D-transpeptidase has product MRARRALGACAALVVGALTLTACGGSATADNDKGGKDSQESAKVSAARITISAKDGSTGASINTTGVKVSDGKLTQVKMTAAGTGTAVPGEISADGTTWKPKEQLDRGTKYQISATAKDADNRVAAANSIFTTVTQAGSFIGTYTPDDGATVGVGMPVSFTFDKAITDRKAVQSHITVTSSSGQQVVGHWFDAQRLDFRPEEYWKAGSKVTMKIDLDGVAGANGLRGVQKKTVTFTIGRSQVSTVDVKTQTMTVVRDGRTIKTIPVSTGSPQHTTYNGQMVISEKFPQTRMNSRTVGLGGEYNIPDVPHAMRLTTSGTFIHGNYWYNQGNPPFGREGTSHGCVGMQDVQGAQGNTIAKWFYDNSLIGDVVVVEHSPDTTVAPDNGLNGWNMPWSEWTTGSTV; this is encoded by the coding sequence ATGCGAGCGCGGCGCGCGCTGGGGGCCTGTGCCGCCCTGGTGGTCGGCGCCCTGACCCTCACCGCCTGCGGCGGCAGCGCCACGGCCGACAACGACAAGGGCGGCAAGGACTCCCAGGAGTCCGCCAAGGTGTCCGCCGCCAGGATCACCATCTCCGCCAAGGACGGTTCGACCGGCGCGTCGATCAACACCACCGGAGTGAAGGTCAGCGACGGGAAGCTGACCCAGGTGAAGATGACGGCGGCCGGAACCGGCACCGCGGTGCCGGGGGAGATCTCCGCGGACGGGACGACCTGGAAGCCGAAGGAGCAGCTGGACCGCGGGACGAAGTACCAGATCTCGGCCACCGCCAAGGACGCCGACAACCGGGTCGCCGCCGCCAACTCCATCTTCACCACGGTCACTCAGGCGGGCAGCTTCATCGGCACGTACACGCCCGACGACGGGGCGACGGTCGGTGTCGGTATGCCGGTGTCCTTCACGTTCGACAAGGCGATCACCGACAGGAAGGCCGTGCAGTCGCACATCACGGTGACGTCCAGCAGCGGCCAGCAGGTGGTGGGGCACTGGTTCGACGCGCAGCGCCTGGACTTCCGGCCCGAGGAGTACTGGAAGGCCGGCTCCAAGGTCACGATGAAGATCGACCTGGACGGTGTGGCGGGCGCGAACGGCCTCCGCGGTGTGCAGAAGAAGACCGTCACGTTCACCATCGGGCGCTCCCAGGTCTCCACGGTCGACGTGAAGACCCAGACCATGACGGTCGTGCGGGACGGCAGGACCATCAAGACGATTCCCGTGTCGACCGGCAGCCCGCAGCACACGACGTACAACGGGCAGATGGTGATCTCGGAGAAGTTCCCGCAGACGCGCATGAACAGCCGGACGGTCGGCCTCGGCGGCGAGTACAACATCCCGGACGTGCCGCACGCGATGCGGCTGACGACCTCCGGGACCTTCATCCACGGCAATTACTGGTACAACCAGGGCAACCCGCCCTTCGGCCGTGAGGGCACCAGCCACGGCTGCGTCGGCATGCAGGACGTGCAGGGCGCGCAGGGGAACACGATCGCCAAGTGGTTCTACGACAACTCGCTCATCGGTGACGTCGTGGTCGTCGAGCACTCCCCCGACACGACGGTCGCACCGGACAACGGCCTCAACGGCTGGAACATGCCGTGGAGCGAGTGGACCACCGGAAGCACGGTGTGA
- a CDS encoding P1 family peptidase: MTRDALTDVAGLRVGHATRIGDGWLTGTTVVLAPEGGAVAAVDVRGGGPGTKETDALDPRNLVQKVEAVVLTGGSAYGLDAASGVMAWLEDHGRGVRVGPDPSHVVPVVPAACVFDLGRGGDFRARPDAAMGRAAVEAAAASEPGAPVAEGCVGAGTGATVGPLKGGVGTASTVLDSGITVGALVVCNAVGSATDPETGALYGELVQGRVGRPAREVHEAARRRLAETAAHLARPPLNTTLAVVATDADLTKAQAQKLAGVAHDGLARAVRPAHLLHDGDTVFALATGARPLAATDPLALNEVLAAGADLVTRAIVRAVRAAESVDGPGGAWPSYGELYGAAETI, from the coding sequence ATGACACGTGACGCTCTGACAGATGTCGCCGGTCTGCGCGTGGGTCACGCCACACGGATCGGGGACGGCTGGCTCACCGGCACCACGGTCGTCCTGGCTCCGGAGGGCGGCGCGGTCGCGGCGGTCGACGTGCGCGGGGGCGGACCCGGCACGAAGGAGACGGACGCGCTCGATCCACGCAACCTGGTGCAGAAGGTCGAGGCGGTCGTCCTGACCGGGGGCAGCGCCTACGGGCTCGACGCGGCGTCGGGCGTCATGGCCTGGCTGGAGGACCACGGCCGCGGGGTGCGGGTGGGCCCCGATCCGTCACACGTGGTGCCGGTCGTGCCGGCCGCCTGCGTCTTCGACCTGGGGCGCGGCGGTGACTTCAGGGCCCGCCCGGACGCGGCCATGGGCCGGGCGGCGGTCGAGGCGGCGGCCGCGAGCGAGCCGGGCGCGCCCGTGGCGGAGGGCTGCGTGGGCGCGGGCACCGGCGCGACGGTCGGACCGCTCAAGGGCGGTGTCGGCACCGCGAGCACCGTGCTGGACTCGGGGATCACGGTGGGCGCCCTGGTGGTGTGCAACGCGGTGGGCTCGGCGACGGACCCGGAGACGGGCGCGCTGTACGGGGAGTTGGTCCAGGGCCGGGTCGGGCGTCCGGCGCGGGAGGTGCACGAGGCCGCGCGGCGAAGGCTCGCCGAAACCGCCGCGCACCTCGCGCGCCCGCCGCTGAACACGACCCTCGCCGTGGTCGCGACCGACGCCGACCTCACCAAGGCGCAGGCGCAGAAGCTCGCAGGCGTGGCGCACGACGGTCTCGCGCGCGCCGTGCGGCCGGCGCACCTGCTGCACGACGGGGACACGGTGTTCGCGCTGGCGACCGGCGCCCGTCCGCTCGCCGCCACGGATCCCCTCGCGCTGAACGAGGTGCTGGCGGCGGGCGCGGACCTCGTGACGCGCGCGATCGTACGGGCGGTGCGCGCCGCAGAGTCGGTGGACGGACCGGGCGGGGCGTGGCCGTCGTACGGGGAGTTGTACGGCGCGGCAGAGACGATATGA
- a CDS encoding MscL family protein: MRGNVVDLAVAVVIGAAFTGIVNSVVKGVISPVVGALGTKSLDGYSSCLKGPCTGTGADATGVRILWGSVLGATLNFVITAAVVYFLMVLPMSKFLARQEARRKAKHGTRDVSEVTELEVLEEIRDALLAQRSPNRTDA; the protein is encoded by the coding sequence ATGCGTGGAAACGTCGTCGACCTGGCGGTCGCGGTGGTCATCGGTGCCGCCTTCACCGGCATCGTGAACTCCGTGGTGAAGGGCGTCATCAGCCCGGTCGTGGGTGCGCTCGGCACCAAGAGCCTGGACGGCTACAGCTCCTGTCTGAAGGGACCGTGCACGGGCACCGGCGCCGACGCGACGGGCGTCCGCATACTCTGGGGCTCGGTCCTCGGCGCCACGCTCAACTTCGTGATCACCGCCGCCGTCGTCTACTTCCTGATGGTCCTGCCCATGTCCAAGTTCCTGGCCCGGCAGGAGGCCCGCCGCAAGGCCAAGCACGGCACCAGGGACGTGTCCGAGGTGACCGAGCTGGAGGTGCTCGAGGAGATCCGCGACGCCCTCCTCGCGCAGCGCAGCCCGAACCGGACCGACGCCTGA
- a CDS encoding DeoR/GlpR family DNA-binding transcription regulator, translated as MYAPERQQEILRLARDGGRVDVVSLAEEFQVTAETIRRDLKALDRAGLLRRVHGGAIPAGRLDFEPDLAERESTAADEKDRIAKAALAELPSGGTMILDAGSTVARLAGAIPLDAQLTVVTHSLPTAARLADHPGIQLHLVGGRVRHRTRAAVDAWALRAYGEIRADVVFIAANGFSADHGLTTPDLAEAAVKRAAIRAARRVVLLADSSKHGQEHFARFGNLGDVDLLITDSGLSPEDATAIERGGTEVVRA; from the coding sequence ATGTACGCGCCGGAGCGACAGCAGGAGATCCTGCGGCTCGCCCGTGACGGCGGCCGGGTCGATGTCGTCTCGCTGGCCGAGGAGTTCCAGGTCACGGCCGAGACCATCCGCCGCGACCTGAAGGCCCTCGACCGGGCGGGCCTCCTGCGCCGCGTGCACGGGGGTGCCATCCCCGCCGGGCGCCTCGACTTCGAGCCGGATCTGGCCGAACGGGAGTCCACCGCGGCCGACGAGAAGGACCGGATCGCCAAGGCGGCCCTCGCGGAGCTGCCGAGCGGGGGCACGATGATCCTCGACGCCGGTTCGACGGTCGCACGGCTGGCGGGGGCGATCCCGCTGGACGCGCAGCTCACCGTCGTCACGCACAGCCTGCCCACCGCGGCGCGCCTCGCGGACCACCCCGGCATCCAGCTCCATCTGGTCGGCGGGCGCGTCCGGCACCGTACGCGCGCCGCCGTGGACGCCTGGGCGCTGCGCGCCTACGGGGAGATCCGCGCCGACGTCGTGTTCATCGCCGCCAACGGCTTCTCCGCCGACCACGGACTGACCACGCCCGACCTCGCCGAGGCCGCCGTCAAGCGTGCGGCGATCCGCGCCGCGCGCCGGGTGGTGCTGCTCGCCGACTCCTCCAAGCACGGCCAGGAGCACTTCGCACGTTTCGGCAACCTCGGTGATGTGGACCTGCTGATCACCGACAGCGGGCTGAGCCCCGAGGACGCCACCGCGATCGAGCGCGGCGGCACGGAAGTAGTGCGCGCATGA